TGTCGATAAAAACCTGCCGTTGGGAAAGAAATCCATTTATGAGAATAATGGCCGGCAAGGCAAGCATCAAACTCTGACTTTGAATTAGCAACGTAACTTTAGGCAAGTCATTCGGCTCCTCTGGGCCTCCGCCTTTTTGTCCTTAAAACGAAAGGACTCTACTAGATTTTCTCAAAGATCCCTTCATGCATACATAGCCTGTGGCCTGTGGAATTACAGTGGTTAACAGTGCCGATTCTGTCATGTGAGCATTTCACCACTGGAGGGCGCCTGTATGCAGCTGTTGAACTCCGGAGAAACCAATGATGCTTAGCTTCTGGGCCCCCTGCAGGTACCTGCTTCTTTCAAGATCATATGGTTAAAGAAAGGGTCTCTcaggataaaaatatataaggttCTGGCGCCACAAAACAGCTAaaccattttctttcatttcttgttTCTGAAAAAATGCAAGACAGGTATTGCCAGAAGTCATTCAACAGTCTTAATACAAACAGGGACCATTTCTTCTCCAAAAAATACATTGTAAGCAGTAGTTTCTGTCAATtcatgacaaatatttttaattttacaccAAAGATCCtggccatttgtgtgtgtgtgaagttttatataaacaacaacaacaactgacATTTGAAATGTGAATgcattttacatttcaaaaatgtaaatactTGAGACCAGGTTCCCCATTAAAACTCACTTTGGCCATCTCTCATCAAGCCTCCCCTCCATCTCTAGCCCTTATTCTCTGCAGATGATTCTACCAGCAAAAAATAAGCGACCTCTTCACGAACTGCAAGCCATACAAACAGAAACCTCAGAATCCCCCAGCCTTTGAATAAAAAGGACAGTGATTTACTTATCGTCGCTAATTACAGGGGTTCTTAAAGCTTGAATTAGAGGTGAGCCTTGTTAATTctggttttcttctctctctgaggaAGCTGCGTGGGCTATTTATCTCTAGAAAGAGGCCCAAGAACGTTCCTTCCAAAAATGCCCTACAGCCCGGAAAGGACTTGCAGCTCTGAGTACCCACAACGGGGAGCAGAATTCTGGCCATGGGGAcaagggcgggggaggaggggagggaagcccTGCAGATGCCCTCGAGGGGACGGCGGACctgtgtggggcttgcaggggcCTCGCTCACTCACCTTCCGCACCCAGTCGGGCATGACATGGGTGCTGGGGGAGCGGTGGTGCGTGTTGATGAcgatgacagtgatgatgatggaCGCGATGACGAACACCATGGTGAAGAGCATGTatttcccaatcaagggcaccgCGCTGGAGGTGGAGGGGATCAGCTCCACGATGACCAGCAGGAACACGGTGAGCGACAGCAGCACAGAGATGCTCAGGGTCATCTTCTCTCCTGGACAAAATGGAGACGAAGCACAACCGCCCCCCCTGTTACGGCCTGAACTGTTGCTCCTCTCagatttatatgttgaagccctaagccTCACCACCACTCAGTGACTgcttggagatggggcctttgaaGAGGTGATTAAATTAAAACTggtgacccggtgcacagattcgtgcacattgaaaggaaattaattagaaggtggttggtggggtgggactgggtaagacaggccagacatgccctggagccaacctcccacggtcctccccggctggccccacctggGGTGGCGCCGGTTCAAAGGGCACCTGCGGAGTAAGCAGGGTCTCTCcgtcaggtggggtcccttggcctggcccacagatattgggccaaaaccagctctccgacatcccccgaggggtcccggagtgtgagagggcactctgcaaagttgctgtcgtacagggtgtggaacgcaaacacaagtgtgcagtaaaccagattcggggccaacagggccccagcaacaacataacccgtggccaaaggtggaatcgagCAGCCCctcaaggaatcgggctccctcctttctgggtttggggtgtgtcacccgagaactgcagctgccaagtcactgcagcttggaagctcctgcattgagcacctggcccctggtggtcagtgcacgtcatagcgacaggtcagatggttggacacttagcatattagccttttatatatagagatgaggTCTCAGGGTGGGTCCTCATCCAACACGACTGGTGTCCTCCTAAAAaggacacagatacacacagagaggaaagaacaggTGAGGACACAAGGAGGAGACAGGCATCTGTGAGCCAAGGAGAGAGTCCCTGGAGGAAACCACCCCGGCTGATACCTTGATCtcggacttccagcttccagagctgTGAGACCGTAAATGTCTGTTTCTGAAGCTCCCCAGTCTGTGTCCTTTGCTATGGCTGCTCTCTCAGACCAAGACACCACTGAAACCCTCGGGTGAGAGGAATGTGACAGGCATTTCTCAAAGCGTCATCCTGGGGACATATTTTGGGTAGAACCTCCTGTGAGACCTTGGCACCTTAACTCTGCAGACACTGGCACGTGGCAGGTGTTTTCATTAGAGGCCACCAGGCAGGAAACGGCGGCTTCATCTCCTGTCCCAGAATTCCACTTCTTGGTGGAGCCCagggaaccaaggtacatgctagACCCGGGTGGCAGTTCTCCCATCTGTAGCAGAACGTCCTCAACCTCACAACACGGAACCGCAGCCTGGCCTGCTCATCAccctgcaggtgggtgggcagccaGAGGTTCATGTATAATTTTCTCATTATGAGAGCAAGGGTAAGACCCAAACTGAGAAAACGAAAGCAACGATTTCACACCATTGACTTGCATCTAAAGAGgatgattgttttgttttgttttgttttcatatgaAGGGACCAGGGAGTGCCCTGCCCCACCTCTTTTCTCCAGGCCCTGCCATCCCAGGGTGAACAATTCCCTGTTGCAGTCTTGGTTAGGCAAGTATGGCAAGCAagaagggcagggctgaagggcaTTGGGATGCTTTTGTGGGGGCCACCACCTTAGGTGCAGTGGAGAGCCATTGGGAGGGGCTTCCTCAGGCTGGTTTTGCTGTGTGTGTCCTGGGAACCCCCGTGTTATCCTGCTTTCCAGTATGGAGCTCCCCCTGgccccccctaccccctcccacacacacacagaatgcttCCAGATGCTAGGAGTGTATGCAGGATACAGAGAAGGTGCAAACAAGAAGTTATCAGTCTACCTTGTGAGTGGAATTCTACCTAGTGAGGAGGAAAGcctttaaaagtgaaaaagaagacagaattataaatatgaaatactgATCAATTTACAACCCATTTCTTGAttaataatagtgataataataataatagttaacattcaTCAAGCATCTCACtgttaaaaaatactttccaaGCATAAATCATGTATAGAAACTGTGAGTAGTTTCCATATTGCCTGACTATTGCTTTCTCTCTTCACTTTAAGAAGCTTCATTTGATTGgaaagttgaaaaaatatttgtgtgtgatCATTTGTTTAAAACTAAGTACAATCACTAGAACATAGATTCTGTAGGGGCGAATTCTGCCTTATTTTCCACTGTATTCCTACTGCCTAACCGTTGTTCAGCAAGTACTGtatgttgaatgagtgaatgcatagtcttttttttttttctctccttgttgGAAAGTTGGATTTAgacttttgtgagtttttttccCCTTGTCATTTTGATAAAATTTGACTTGTCATAAGTCATAAGTTTAAGGACTGTCTGTACcattccccccaccacacacacacacacatacacacttgtcAGTCATGAATTGTTTATGATTAGGGACCTGCTGGCAGATGTATAGAGACCCTATTCCTGTTTTCTGTCCATTGCTGTTGTTTGGTGAGATGTGCTGACTCAGTGGGAGGTAGGCTGTGTGGGCTGACATGTGAAAAATATAGGCAAAAGCTATTTTCAAGTGGCCAGCAGTGAGAACAAGAGGGAAAGACCTGATTGGTTAGTAAAGAGCAAGTGACTGCCCAGGGGAAATGGCATGAGACATGTCTGTGATCCACGCCTtacccagcacacagtaggtattcaacAAGTAGGTATTGGTGATTATCTCCTTTAAGTAGACTGAGCTATGTATGTGCATCTTTAGGGTCTCGTTcagctctctgcctgctctgcAGTCTGCTCCCGCTGTGAGCTCCACCCACAGTGCTCTCACCACGGCACATGGCCACTCAGTAAGCGTGCCCTCTGAGGGATGATGATTTGGCTCTGCctgctgtgttttttttattagccTATAATTATTTCTGGCTTTTCCCAAAACAGCAGCACAAGATCTGTTAGCATCAGCAGCCACAGCCATGGCAACGGCACCCACCTGAGTCTGTGGGCAGGTAGAACACCAGGCCGGTCAGGAAGGAGAAGAGCAGGCAGGGAATGATGACGTTGACGATGAAGTAGAGGGGCAGGCGCTGCATGACGAAGTGGTAGGTGATGTCCAggtagggggtggaggggcagcagGCGTAGAACACCCAGTGCTTCCAGCCCCGGGACTCCTTGATCAcccactccccactctccatGAAGTTGCTCAGGTCTGGCTTGTCGCTTTCctgagaagatgaaataaaactcTGAAAACCCAGCCATGTCGCCCCAAGGAGGGCCAGGGTTTCGCAATGACCTGTGACAAGGCCACAGATCCCAGCGCCAGTCCATACCCAGGTGGGACCCTGGGCCACTTCCACTTTTAGGTCTCAGGTTCCTTTCCTATCAAATGAGGGTGTTGGAACTACCGGAATTCTCCAAGTTGGTTATACATTCAAGTCACCTAGGAGCTTGAAAACATATTGGTGCCCTAGCCCCATCCCAGGTGGATTAGATACATATTCTTGGGACTTCATTTTAGCGTCCAGGTGATTCTCATGGGCAGCACCTCCAGAACTTCACCCATCAATTGAGAGCCATCTAGATGGTCCCCCGGGCTCTCAATGGTGCTGAGAGCCTCTGATCACGAAGGGCAGAGCTGAAGACCTGAATCATGCTTCACCTGAGCCCAACCTCAGCACACGAGGTCACCACCTACCGGGTTGATGGCCACCACGGAGCCATCGTAGGTCCAGGTGCCCAGCTTCATGCTGCAGTTCTGCTCATCAAAGGGAAAGTGGGTGACGATGATCTCACAGTAGCTTTTGAAGATGGCTGGAGGTGTCCACGTGATGTGGCCAGTGTAGTCCAGGAGCACTTTGGTGAACTTGACGATGGCAAAGTCACCATCTGCACTACAGTGGGACAAAAGGGGAGACCAGTTAATTACTCGGGCGTTAATTATAGAAGCTGTCTTTCAGGCAGTGTCGCTTCTTGTCTGTGTCAGTGTTTCCCAAATTTGACTGATAACAGGAATCTCTGGGGTGCATGTTAAAAGACAGATTCCTGGGCACCATCTAAGCATGAATCAGATTACCTGGGGAAGAATCTGGGAATCTGGTTTTAAAGAAATATCAGGTAACGTTGACCCACTGCATCCCAGATCTTTTTCTTGTCAGTGCTTTCTAGTATTGGTAATCATCTCCATCTATCCCCTCCCTCTATACTTTGAAAGTGAACTGGGGAAAACctaggaatctatatatatatataaaagcctaagcggccgaaaccggtttggctcagtggatagagcatcggcctgcggactcaagggtcccgggttcgattccggtcaagggcatgtaccttggttgcgggcacatccccagtgggggctgtgcaagaggcagctgatcgatgtttctttctcatcgatgtttctagctctctatccctctctcttcctctctgtaaaaaatcaataaaatatattaaaaaaaaaaaaaaaaaaaaagcctaagcgaccgaaggactgaatgactgaaccaccagtcgaccggttgctatgatgcgcactgactaccaggggcagagctgaatgcaggaactgccccctggtggtcagtgcgctcccacagccaacctcccatggccggctgCACCCCTCCATCGGTcccaattgggggaggggagcagctggccaaccttccacggtccctccccctgactggccaacctcctacaatCCTTCCCCCTAGCCTGCTGgccccccattggccccaatcgcagccaggccgagggaccccacccacgtatgaatttgtgcaccaggcctctagtgttaaataagaaCACATCCAGTGGCTCATTACTGTGACAAGCAGGTTAAGGAAGGTGTCCAATACCTTTCTGAGAACTATTTAGGACTCAGTAGGGTGAGATCACACACTCAGATgcctccagggccaggcaggcgaggaaggagggagaggtgaGGTTGTGTGAAGGGATATCCTCTCTCACCTCTGACGAAGGTGCCACTCATCTCTGCCTGTGTTGTCCTGATGGGAGCAAAGGCCCAGTGTGGCCAgatatttagatttttctttagaagctaaaaatacatttttaaacccAAAGTTTCCATATTCTTGAATGTTGGTGTTTTCTAGAGAGGCTAAAAGCCTGGGTTTTGATGTGATATTTCCAAATTTTCAGATGTTGGCACTAATTTCTTGTTCAAAAACATCCAACATggtagagattaaaaataacaaaaggccACTTCTGCAGGCCTTGTTCTGTGAGCAGTCCGCTGGTCCTGCAAACAGCCTGTGTCCAGGCCTTGGCCAAGGGCAGGGCGCAGGGGTAAACAGGTGGCTGGGTCTGCCCTGATGAACTTTCAGGGACATAAATCAGGAGGTTTTTCTTCCCATTGAATTTTCCTCGGGATGGAGGTGGGCTCTCTCCAGAAAACTGCGCTATTGGGCCTTTCAAAGGAGCAGAGGCCACAGGATCTCCTAAGTCTCTCCCTCTAAGCCGGTCGACAGGGTTCTCCCCACAACAGGTGTCCCTGAACAAGCTTGGTAACAAGACCAGAGGAGTTCATCACCTCGCTCACATTCTTACTGGAAGAGAAACTTAACCAACAATGAGCATACTTGTCTGAAAAGTTCACACAAATGATTGTATAATCTGGATCAAGCTCGAATCCCAGTTATAACTGGAAAATACGCAGGGAGAACATCAATGTAGGGGTGGTCAGCCATACAGGGTATCATTTCCATTCACTAGCCGTGGCCACCTTCCCTGGTAAGTCTGCAGCACACACAGCCTCTCGCCCCAAACGTGCTGTGGAATCAGGTGCAAGTCCTCCAGGCCAGTGCTGTGTGCTCTGCCTGGGACAGAAGCACTTTGAAATGCACATTCCCTGGCCAGTGAAAGTGTGATGATGAGCATGTCATGAAAGCAGAGTGCCTTGAATCACATTTAACTTCATGGCATGCAGTCTGTCACAGAGCCTATGGGTGGGCCACATGGGCACCCTGGGCCATCAGCGGCATGGCATCTTGGGATGCCACAAGGGTATGACGAACAACAGCCTCAGAAGGTCCAGACCTATCGGTAGGAAGGACATTTCATTCCAAGGAACTCAATTATAGGAGGTTTGGGTTCCTTGGACAGTTGCCATGCACCCTGCAGGAGCTTTCAGGGATTAAATGTCCCTCACCCACAACCCTGATTCAATTTGATTCGGATAATTGTTTCTCTTCATAACATGAGACGCCATATGGCCCCTAGCATGTCAGCTTGGCTCTGGGTTCCTGAAGCACCAAGAGGTAGCCTTCTATTAGGGCATTGGCTCCCCTCCCCAGaaaggcccctccccacccacccgtcTGTCTCGCTTACTTGTTATAGAGAACCAAGTCTGGGCGCCAGATCTTTTCGGAGGGAATGTGAATCTTTTTCACGCCGCCATAGTCGTCTGGATTCCATTTTAGGTTGGAATCCACCCATTGCTAGAAATGAAGAGTTTTAACTGATTAGAAAGCTAAACaccttttaaaaacaatctaGGGTTATCAAGAGCTCTGATGGGCATGACAATTCAGATAGCGACAGAAACTGTGCTATGGTAAGAAAGGTTTGATTCAGAATTCAGCCTAACAACACCAGCTAACGCACTGATTGGCTACATTCGGGCACAGTTATAATCATGTTACTGATATCGATGGTTTAGTTCTCACAATAATCCTGGAACGTAAGAGTGGTCTttgaccccattttacagttgggaAAGCAGAGGTACCTCCAAGTCTCACCACTAGGTGATGGCAGATCTATCATGCCACAAATGCCCATCACGAACGGAGAATGACCCTATTGTGAACATTTTCCTTAAGAAGGCAGCATCATTTTTTACAAGTACAATTCTTCCTAtagtataaaagtaatatatgccCAATGAGGCAACTTTGGATAACACAATGTTATGGATGGAATTACATCTCCCCAATATTcagtgttgaagtcctaatctctggtacctcagaatatgaccttattaGGAGagagggtctttacagaggtaatgaAGTGAAAATGAGGTCACTAAGGTGGGCCCCACCCGATACGAGTGGTGTTCTTTTAAGAAGGGCGtgtttggccctagccggtttggctcagtggatagagcatcggcctgcagactgaagggtgccgggttcgattcccatcaagggcagatgcctgggtttcaggctcgaaccccagtagggggcgtgcaggaggcagccaatcatgattccctgtcatcattgatgtttctctctctccctctcccttactctctgaaatcaataaaaaatatatttatttaaaaaaaaaaacccacacagatcTGCCTAAAGAGGCAAAGgtggccaattaaaaaaaaaaaaaagaagaagaagggcgCATTTGCAGATGGATACATATTCAGGAAGAATGCCATGTGAACATGAAAACGGCCAACTGTAAGCAAAGGAGGGAGGGCGGAAGCAGATTCTCCCTCACCGCCCGTAGAAGAAACCCATCCTATCGACACCTTGACCTCAGGAACTGCGAGACAATATATCTCTGTTGTttgagccacccagtttgtggttttgttatagcagccctagcaaacgaaTACACCCAGAAAAAGCACAACGTTAAAAACAAGCACACACCAACACATGTGATCCATAATCCCACCAccccaaaatatttactttaacaTTTTGATATATACCCCTTTTTACCCAAATTGATTTACTCTGGGCCCAGGTTAAATTTCAGGCTTAAGAAATGCAATTATCTAGCTGAATTACCTGTTTGAGCCGAACATTGGTTGTCACGATCTGATTTACTTCATCCTGAAAAAAAGACAAGGCCCAGGTTTAGGGGGCGcaggggggagctgaggggaggatgctcggggagggggggggttgcCGTGGGAGCCCGGGCACTCTGACTCACCACGTTGATGAGCTGTATCAGCTGCAGGCCCACGGTGACCTCCACGGCCTGGCGGTGGTCCTCCACTGGCCGCACCGCCCTGTTATATTGTTCAAACAGCTTTGCCACCAGACGGGTCTCGTGCTCAGAGCCCAGGACCAGGCCAGCTGAGGAAGCAAATGGCATGCACGCTGTCAgactctgctccccacccccacggacACTAACACGAGTACCTGAGGCGTGACCAGCGAATGAAGGCACGCAGGCCCCCTGGCCGAAGGGCTCCCACGTGCAGCCAGTGTTGCCTACCGTCCTGtccaggcacagctgctggtgcgGTCCCTTCTCCGTGGGGCGTGCCAGGTTAGCATGGCACCTGCCCTTTGGACAGGATGGCATTCCTAAATCCAGCGGCTGGCCGCATCATCTTTGCTAGGAACATGTACACGCAGGAAGAAGGGTCCCCACAAAAGCCAGTCTCAGTATTTCGGAGTCTGGTCCTGGCGTAATGAAATCTCGAGCTGGCTGGCCTCAGATGCTAGGGGCAGCCAACAGTTAATGCTGGGTCACACCCATGAGGGTGGCCATAGTCAGCAAAGTTGGAAATGACACTTGTCGGTCACACAGTGGAGAAACAGGAACCCGGAGATGTTGCTGACGAGGGTATAAAATGGTGCCATCACCGTGGGAAACATTTTGGTGGTTCCTCACACAAGGTATATGGAATTAGCATACGACGTaccaatttcacttctgggtatatctCAAAAGATTTGTTTTATACAAAATCTTGTAcctgaatgttcatagcagcagtatATACAATAGTTAAAAGATAggaacaacccaagtgcccaccacTCGGTAAGTGGGTGGACAAATTGTGGTTTAACCATGCAAGTGGACTATTATTCAGccagaaaaaggaatgaagtattgatacatgctacaacatggattaaccttgaaaacattatgctacatgaaataaaacagacacaAGAGAGCACATATTGCATggtcccatttatatgaaactagaggcccgatgcacgaaatttgtgcaaggggctcggccctcctAGCCCCGGCTTTGTCGAGAAGGTCGTCCcgatggttgttccactgtttggccattcggttgatttgcatattacgcttttattattatagactagaggcctggtgcacgaaatttgtgcaaggggcttggccctcacagccccagcggccttggccctcgcagccctggctttgtccagaaggtcgtccggatggttgttccactgttcggccgttcggttgatttgcgtATTACGCTGTTATTACTATAGATGTCCGGCATAGAAATTAGTGGTTACCAGGGCCTGGAGGGACAGGGGCCTGGGGAGAGACTGCTCACGGGTGcggggtttccttttggggtgaaaAAGTCCTGAAactagacagtggtgatggttgcgtAACATCTTAAATGTACGTAATGCCACTAAATAGTTCACTTTAAAGTGGTAATTTTATGTAATGTGTATTTTACTATGGTAAATTTTATACCATGTGTATTTtaccattattaaaaaaaatactgctggTGGGTACATCTCCCAATTGAGTTGTTAAGACAGAGTGAAAACTGTTTTGCCAACCTGGGTTTGGGGCTCCGATTTGGAGCATGAGTGACtctaagaaatctttttttttttttttttaatatattttattggttttttacagagaggaagggagagggatagagagctagaaacatcgatgagagagaaacatcgactagctgcctcctgcacatcccccaccggggatgtgcccgcaaccaatgtacatgcccttgaccggaatcaaacctgggacctttcagtctgcagaccgacgctctatccactgagccaaaccggttttggctctaaGAAATCTTTACTGCATCTTTTTTCAGGATGAAGAGCAGTATCATCAATACTCTTGGGGCTCAGAGCCCTTTTATGGCCAATGTTATGTGGTCCTCACCAGCTTCC
This Eptesicus fuscus isolate TK198812 chromosome 11, DD_ASM_mEF_20220401, whole genome shotgun sequence DNA region includes the following protein-coding sequences:
- the CHRNA1 gene encoding acetylcholine receptor subunit alpha, whose translation is MEPRPLLLLLGLCSAGLVLGSEHETRLVAKLFEQYNRAVRPVEDHRQAVEVTVGLQLIQLINVDEVNQIVTTNVRLKQQWVDSNLKWNPDDYGGVKKIHIPSEKIWRPDLVLYNNADGDFAIVKFTKVLLDYTGHITWTPPAIFKSYCEIIVTHFPFDEQNCSMKLGTWTYDGSVVAINPESDKPDLSNFMESGEWVIKESRGWKHWVFYACCPSTPYLDITYHFVMQRLPLYFIVNVIIPCLLFSFLTGLVFYLPTDSGEKMTLSISVLLSLTVFLLVIVELIPSTSSAVPLIGKYMLFTMVFVIASIIITVIVINTHHRSPSTHVMPDWVRKVFIDTIPNIMFFSTMKRPSREKQDKKIFSEDIDISDISGKPGPPPMAFHSPLIKHPEVKSAIEGVKYIAETMKSDQESNNAAEEWKYVAMVMDHILLGVFMLVCIIGTLAVFAGRLIELNQQG